The genomic region TACACCCCACCTGTGGCGTGAAGCACGCGTGTGTTGAAGAGGGTGTGTTTTGGGTGGTGTTTAGATGTATTGAGAAGAAAAGGTTGTTGCTGTTCTTTTAAAGTCAGCAACTTTGGCATTAGCAAAGCCGTGAATCTCTTCTTGAGTGCGGATCTGTTTTTGGAGCATCATACTCAGACGTTTTAATCCTTTGGATGTGATCTTTGCACTAGGAACGCTCTTTTTTCTTCCACTAATGGTTTGAATGGTTTTTGGTATATACCCCATTAGTCCTTCATTGATTTTACTATAATAAGGCACCAAACTTTTATCAGTACGGCAATAAATCCAACGATGATTGATCAAATAATTCGCTAAATCTTCAAGGCGCATGCCTAACTTTTCTGCTGCATCATTTATATCAAACAAATCATCACAGCGTTCTAAACGTTCAAGTTTTTCTGTCTTTGGGGTTAACTGAGCAATGATATGATCTTTGCGTTCACTTTCATTTTTTAAGTATGTCAAAACACCTAACATGACTTGAGGATCAGAATAGTCAATTTGAGTAGGTGTCATTTGTTTTGTTTTTCGTTCGCACTCAATGAAATATTGACGAGCTTGTTTCCCCTTTTCATTACGCTCAATCATAGCAAGTTCTTTTGCCATTTCTAAAGTAAGGTAATATTCCATGCTTGGACGAGTGTTTTGTTTTGATTTTACTAAAATTTGAATAAAACTCACAAAGTCTTTGTTTTCTAAAAAACCATACTCTTTAATACGGTAAGCTATCCAATCATTAAAAGGAGAAATTATTTTTAAAAAAGCATGTAATTCACGTGCATTGACTGTCTGAACAGGTTCTTGATTAATTGTGTGTTCCCAAATGGTGATAGGAGCTTTCATTGCAGACCTCATAGTGTTTGGATTAGTTTTCAAATGTGTTGGGAAAAAAGGGTTATTGCCAACAAGTACTGTAGAATGGACTTGTATTTTCCCGTTCTCTTATTTTGTCTAAGACATCACTGTATGCACAGCTGTGAGCTATAAAAGGATATGGGGCATCCTCTACAAAATAATAATGGCTATAATCATCTAAGTACTTTTGAACATAAAGTTCAGCAACGTCTTCTGAAATATCATCATAGCGATTTGACTGAAGATCAATGCGAAGAATGCTTTCAACGGTTTCCATCTGCCCCACGATGTTCATGATTTCAGTTTCATCAACTGGTCCAGGTTTAGCGTAATAATCATCATCATAAGTCGATATAATCAACAAGATCTCATCAGCATTCACAAAAAGCTGTTTATTCATTTTCATCCCCTCTCATTCACGTTGGCAAATGGTTCTTTCTAAGTTATGGGGATAGACGTAACACGCTTTAGCGTTTATGTCAATTAAAAAATCGCTATAGCGTTATTTTAATTAATAATGTAGGAACATAAAATGAAGAATTCTAAAAATTTAGAAGTAATTTTACCTAATATTGTTGTAAGATGGGAGGCTTTATCTACGACACAAAAACAAGAAATATTAATGGTAGTAGAAGATATTACTTATGCTGTTCCGTCAATAAAACGTTTAAAGCTTCAAGCTTCTTCTTATCCCCAGATGAAGCCCAAGTTATAAACTTTATATCTTCCTCGGAAATGTTGAATCCAGTTATTACATATATAGCGCTTGCATTTCCGAGTGTATTAAGAATAGCCATCAATTTATCCACAGAAGGCCTTTTCCCTCCATTCACCATCTGTTGTACATAGTTTTGCCCACAACCTGCGGCTTTACTTATCTCGACCATTGTTCGTCCGTCATTTTTTATTAGTTCAATTAAGCGTTGAAACCAATCTTTTTCAATCTTTGTC from Bartonella schoenbuchensis R1 harbors:
- a CDS encoding helix-turn-helix domain-containing protein yields the protein MTKIEKDWFQRLIELIKNDGRTMVEISKAAGCGQNYVQQMVNGGKRPSVDKLMAILNTLGNASAIYVITGFNISEEDIKFITWASSGDKKKLEALNVLLTEQHK
- a CDS encoding antA/AntB antirepressor family protein; the encoded protein is MKAPITIWEHTINQEPVQTVNARELHAFLKIISPFNDWIAYRIKEYGFLENKDFVSFIQILVKSKQNTRPSMEYYLTLEMAKELAMIERNEKGKQARQYFIECERKTKQMTPTQIDYSDPQVMLGVLTYLKNESERKDHIIAQLTPKTEKLERLERCDDLFDINDAAEKLGMRLEDLANYLINHRWIYCRTDKSLVPYYSKINEGLMGYIPKTIQTISGRKKSVPSAKITSKGLKRLSMMLQKQIRTQEEIHGFANAKVADFKRTATTFSSQYI